One window of Aerococcus tenax genomic DNA carries:
- a CDS encoding LacI family DNA-binding transcriptional regulator: MAITLADVAKKAGVSATTVSRVINNYGYLSEKTIKKVRQAMEELKYQPNALARSLQGKGTQLIGLIFPSVAHPFYGELVEALESCFFEEGYYTILCNSANNKEKERHYLRMLAANQVDGIVAGAHNMGIEEYHHYQKQVVSFDRYLSEEIPIVGSDNFQGGQMATEMLALRGAKRIGIFTGSQKSASPTNQRLEGYLSVIEAQKLNPYVYQLQEQRSPRIAAQHIQSILKKDQLDGIFCTDDLTALLTLDAAKDLGLQVPHDLKIIGYDGSRFIQNYHPELSTIVQPIQDYANLIADLLIKKIKQPDSDLNRNYQLPVSFLQGKTC, translated from the coding sequence ATGGCGATTACCTTAGCCGATGTGGCTAAAAAAGCCGGGGTGTCAGCAACAACTGTTTCCCGGGTGATTAATAATTATGGCTATCTCAGTGAGAAGACCATTAAAAAAGTCCGCCAAGCCATGGAGGAATTAAAGTATCAACCCAATGCCTTAGCGCGGTCATTACAAGGTAAAGGGACGCAATTAATTGGTCTGATCTTTCCTAGTGTGGCCCATCCCTTCTACGGAGAATTAGTGGAGGCCTTGGAAAGCTGTTTTTTTGAAGAGGGGTATTACACCATCCTCTGTAATTCAGCTAATAATAAAGAAAAAGAGCGCCATTATTTGCGCATGTTGGCTGCTAACCAGGTGGACGGTATTGTGGCTGGAGCTCATAATATGGGAATAGAAGAATATCATCACTATCAAAAACAAGTCGTCTCCTTTGACCGCTATCTTTCCGAAGAAATTCCCATTGTTGGTAGCGATAACTTCCAAGGGGGACAAATGGCGACAGAAATGCTGGCCCTCCGCGGAGCTAAAAGGATCGGAATCTTTACCGGTAGTCAAAAATCTGCCTCGCCGACCAACCAGCGTTTGGAAGGTTATCTCTCCGTCATCGAAGCCCAAAAGCTGAATCCCTATGTTTACCAGCTCCAAGAACAGCGGTCGCCTAGAATAGCCGCCCAACACATTCAGAGTATCCTGAAAAAGGACCAGTTGGACGGCATTTTCTGTACCGATGACCTGACTGCCCTACTGACCCTCGATGCGGCCAAAGACTTAGGACTCCAGGTCCCCCACGACTTAAAAATTATTGGCTATGATGGCAGCCGTTTTATCCAAAACTACCATCCCGAACTTTCTACCATTGTTCAACCCATCCAAGATTACGCCAATCTGATCGCTGATTTGTTAATTAAGAAAATTAAACAACCAGATAGCGACCTTAACCGCAATTACCAGCTACCTGTGTCCTTCCTACAAGGCAAAACGTGCTAG
- a CDS encoding DUF4931 domain-containing protein, which yields MGKPLIFHKEIAAQKPENYRNEGAYCPFCDREALTNIFREEDDKIWLMNKYRTLDDTVQTLVIESQDHWADTPTYSKEENRQIFRFTFDCWLDMLGDDQFESVLLFKNYGPLSGGSLRHPHSQIVGLKDKDGYEEISLDAFKGLEVGKKGDVTVTLSTQPIMGMTEFNVAIADLDQLDDFADAVQSIVTYILTDDFSSRNGSYNLFFYPMGGRFYCKVFPRFIASPYFIGFKIGQVSYQGHLEKVVAELQDYLPF from the coding sequence ATGGGAAAGCCATTGATTTTTCATAAGGAAATTGCGGCGCAAAAGCCGGAAAATTATCGCAATGAGGGGGCTTATTGTCCCTTCTGCGATCGCGAGGCGCTAACCAATATCTTCCGTGAAGAAGATGATAAGATTTGGCTTATGAATAAATACCGCACTCTGGATGATACGGTGCAAACCCTGGTGATTGAGTCCCAAGACCATTGGGCCGATACCCCTACCTATAGTAAGGAAGAAAATCGCCAAATTTTTCGTTTCACCTTTGATTGTTGGCTAGACATGTTAGGAGACGATCAATTTGAGAGTGTCCTCTTATTTAAAAATTATGGTCCACTTTCCGGCGGGTCTTTGCGCCATCCTCACTCACAGATTGTGGGACTGAAGGATAAGGATGGCTATGAAGAAATTAGCCTGGATGCCTTTAAGGGGTTAGAAGTCGGCAAGAAGGGGGATGTTACCGTTACCTTGTCCACCCAACCAATTATGGGAATGACTGAATTTAATGTCGCGATTGCTGATCTCGATCAGCTGGATGACTTTGCGGATGCGGTCCAAAGCATTGTGACCTATATTTTGACGGATGACTTCAGTTCACGTAACGGGTCTTATAACCTCTTTTTCTATCCCATGGGGGGACGTTTTTATTGTAAGGTTTTCCCACGCTTTATCGCTAGCCCTTATTTTATCGGCTTTAAGATTGGCCAGGTTTCCTACCAGGGACACCTGGAAAAGGTAGTTGCTGAACTCCAAGACTACCTTCCTTTTTAG
- a CDS encoding nuclear transport factor 2 family protein, producing METIDQLAAIEEIKQCKARYWRAIDSKDFDLLQTVFADDATFDTSLVAHDPIKGQHPLIPQKTTPSTSCEEIIQNAKRLMGKNVQSAHMGHIPEIEITSENTAHAYFPFEDRVVNLGVSAFIGYGYYDDYFEKIDGQWKVKDSKVYRYRVVFDDLLD from the coding sequence ATGGAAACAATCGACCAATTAGCGGCTATCGAAGAAATTAAACAATGTAAGGCACGATATTGGCGGGCAATTGATAGTAAGGATTTCGACCTACTTCAGACGGTATTTGCTGACGATGCCACTTTTGATACCTCACTAGTAGCCCATGACCCCATCAAGGGCCAACATCCACTCATCCCTCAAAAAACAACCCCTTCGACGTCGTGTGAAGAAATCATTCAAAATGCTAAACGCTTGATGGGTAAGAATGTACAAAGCGCCCACATGGGACACATTCCTGAAATTGAAATCACTTCAGAAAATACGGCCCATGCCTACTTTCCCTTTGAAGACCGGGTAGTCAACCTAGGGGTGTCGGCCTTTATTGGTTATGGTTACTATGATGATTATTTTGAAAAAATCGACGGGCAATGGAAGGTTAAAGACAGTAAAGTCTACCGTTACCGAGTTGTCTTTGATGATTTATTGGATTAA